In the Topomyia yanbarensis strain Yona2022 chromosome 3, ASM3024719v1, whole genome shotgun sequence genome, one interval contains:
- the LOC131686929 gene encoding uncharacterized protein LOC131686929 gives MELNEAVKVLVRLAQSEVFAQDIAAVSKDGQVGPKSALKHHTPIIVDGILRIRGRLRHAVISLDRKHPMILPARHPITKSILNYYHLKNLHAGPQLLVACVREKFWPLRIRDLARSVVHSCISCFRCRPRNLEQLMGDLPPDRVTPTLPFLNTGVDLCGPFLYRSSKRATAIKCYVAIFVCFVTKAVHIELVYDLSTASFIAALHRFIARRGKPNQIECDNAKNFVGTSRELGELAKQFRSQQHQDEVINRCADNGISFKFIPPRSPNFGGLWEAAVKSFKQHFRRTVGNSVLSQDEFVTLLARIEACLNSRPLTPLTADPNDLEVLTPGHFLVFRPLTCFPEPDLSGVPQGRLSRWQENQQLLRRLWKQWTKDYLSGLHPRTKWTRIRDNISIGTMVLLKEDNLPPLKWKYGRITNIIRGDDDNIRVVDVRTVDGEYRRAISKICVLPTRQPTTESAGAASINPDDL, from the coding sequence ATGGAGCTCAATGAAGCCGTGAAGGTCCTTGTTCGACTAGCACAGTCAGAAGTATTCGCTCAAGATATCGCAGCAGTGTCCAAGGACGGTCAAGTGGGACCGAAATCAGCTCTGAAACATCACACTCCAATTATCGTCGATGGGATCCTCAGAATTCGTGGCCGACTTCGACATGCGGTCATATCTCTAGATCGGAAACATCCAATGATTCTGCCTGCGCGACATCCCATCACGAAATCAATACTTAACTACTATCACCTAAAGAATTTACACGCCGGACCACAACTGCTTGTAGCGTGCGTTCGGGAAAAATTCTGGCCACTTCGCATCCGCGATTTGGCACGAAGCGTAGTGCATTCCTGCATAAGCTGCTTTCGTTGCCGTCCTCGAAACCTCGAGCAACTCATGGGAGATCTACCTCCAGACAGAGTTACCCCAACGTTGCCCTTTCTTAACACTGGAGTAGATCTCTGTGGACCATTTCTATATCGTAGCAGCAAAAGAGCGACTGCTATAAAGTGCTACGTAGCAATCTTCGTGTGCTTTGTCACAAAGGCAGTTCATATAGAGCTTGTCTACGACCTCTCCACTGCGTCGTTCATAGCAGCATTGCATCGGTTCATCGCTCGCAGAGGGAAGCCAAATCAAATAGAGTGCGACAACGCCAAAAACTTCGTGGGAACTTCAAGAGAACTGGGAGAGCTCGCCAAGCAGTTTCGTTCACAGCAGCATCAAGATGAAGTAATCAACCGCTGTGCAGATAACGGAATATCCTTCAAATTCATCCCGCCACGCAGCCCAAACTTCGGTGGCCTTTGGGAGGCGGCGGTTAAATCGTTCAAACAGCACTTCCGTCGTACCGTTGGAAACTCTGTACTATCACAGGATGAGTTTGTGACACTTCTGGCCCGCATCGAAGCTTGTTTAAACTCAAGGCCGCTCACACCACTCACAGCTGATCCAAATGATCTGGAGGTATTAACACCGGGTCACTTTCTCGTATTTCGTCCACTGACATGCTTTCCCGAACCTGACCTCTCCGGTGTCCCGCAAGGCCGACTTAGCCGTTGGCAAGAAAATCAGCAACTCCTTCGGCGACTCTGGAAGCAGTGGACAAAGGACTATCTTTCTGGACTCCACCCCCGAACCAAGTGGACGCGCATCAGAGATAACATCTCCATCGGCACGATGGTTCTTCTAAAGGAGGATAACCTCCCGCCTCTAAAATGGAAGTACGGTAGAATCACCAACATCATTCGTGGAGACGATGACAACATCCGCGTAGTCGACGTACGGACCGTAGATGGAGAATATCGGCGTGCAATCTCGAAAATATGCGTCCTTCCTACTCGTCAACCCACAACCGAGTCAGCTGGCGCTGCCAGTATCAACCCAGATGACCTCTAA
- the LOC131686930 gene encoding uncharacterized protein LOC131686930, which yields MTNLKSFVANFDAERDSGQLEGWKQRIANLYHDFQSNRLQIESALDETGESKTDEKGSKISEEANRAIRRAFEQDYVMVYSFLTNILCKSEAKVQMMLPSPSRDCVNAPDHSLSRIKLPEVRLPTFDGSISEWITFRDTFKSLIDSNPQLSPIDKLSYLVASLSKDARKVIESIEHIAANYTVAWHLLERRFDNKKLVVKTYIDSLFSIDSMKRESYESLMQLVDDFERNLCMIEKMNIPTDGWSVLLAHMVCSRLDPSTLKQWEIHHKSTDVPTYHDVIAFLRTHLTVLQSLTPFKSRSFDYVKSETVRSQKSKVNTVHTATNSSPGTCPFCSKYAHSPFKCDVFQKLSVALRFEQVKKLNLCINCFSSSHLLRNCSSGACRVCNQKHHTMLHQSPTDRSFTQSKSPIPITSSSQPPKSSKDNQPNSLNQPSTSRSSPPAESQTPTATASSLVSTTLVGSSCNVPATVLLQTAIVKVFNSYGNGQWARALLDPASQLNLITENLVQKCQLRRYSNRQEIGGVGNSIVVSYHAVTIRIGSRCSDFLADAQCHILKKITRELPVRCVDTSSWHIPSNIVLADPKFHEPGPIDLLIGMELYYDLLLEGFLKLGPEKPILQGTVFGWVASGKVGSSRPESTLKLAHVTSTQSLDEQLSRFWEIESCWTTSTQSLEETACENHFAASVFRDQTGRFVVTLPKRAEILNQLGNSKEIATRRFRALERRFDANPHLKESYTVFIDEYHQLNHMREISDSEASAPIAYYLPHHGVEKAESTTTKLRVVFDASCRTDTGISLNQALMVGPVIQDDLLSIILRFRMHRYVIIADIEKMFRQIRVHPSDYPLQRILWRCSSSQPLRTFELTTVTYGTASAPYLATKCLQRLSEDGSNDFPLASLVLGKDFYMDDMLTGVDNEAEGSELCRQLLQLLQSAGLCLRKWSSNSSTILSEIPPELRDERSTLALDSPITQIKTLGLHWQPSDDVFRYSVPKWSQEGPISRRIVLSDTARLYDPLGLIGPVVVIAKLFVQTLWRTSKNWDDPLDEAQQQHWLEFRSSLDKLATIVIPRWVAFASAPVSIEMHGLCDASEKAYGACIYLRTVSIDGMISVRLLAAKSRVAPLGDSKKQRRICLPRLELSSALLLSHLYHKVHTSVELKTKSIFWTDSMITLHWLSSSPSRWKTFIANRVSEVQHLTSGGVWAHVPGIENPADIISRGMYPDQLKQTSPWWSGAPWLSRSSRFWPPLTCPITVDSLPPELLEEKAVSMPIQVYQPN from the coding sequence ATGACCAATCTGAAAAGCTTTGTAGCAAATTTCGATGCCGAACGGGACAGTGGACAACTCGAGGGATGGAAGCAACGAATTGCAAATTTATACCACGATTTTCAGTCTAATCGGTTGCAAATTGAATCGGCACTGGATGAGACCGGTGAATCAAAGACAGATGAAAAGGGGAGCAAGATTTCAGAGGAAGCTAATAGGGCGATTCGGCGAGCGTTTGAACAAGACTATGTTATGGTTTACAGTTTTCTCACCAATATACTGTGTAAGTCTGAAGCGAAAGTACAGATGATGCTGCCATCCCCTTCTAGAGATTGCGTTAACGCCCCAGATCATTCGCTCTCTCGTATAAAACTACCAGAAGTTAGGCTTCCAACCTTTGATGGATCCATTTCAGAGTGGATAACATTTCGTGATACATTTAAATCTCTCATAGACTCGAATCCCCAGCTTTCGCCAATCGATAAATTGTCGTATCTCGTTGCTTCCTTGTCAAAAGATGCCAGAAAGGTAATTGAATCGATCGAGCACATCGCCGCCAATTATACCGTTGCATGGCATCTGTTAGAAAGGCGTTTTGACAATAAAAAACTAGTGGTAAAAACGTATATTGACAGTCTATTCTCAATTGATTCAATGAAAAGGGAGTCGTATGAGTCGCTGATGCAACTGGTCGACGATTTTGAGCGGAACCTGTGCATGATCGAAAAGATGAACATACCAACCGACGGTTGGAGCGTATTGCTGGCGCACATGGTTTGCAGTAGGCTTGATCCTTCCACTCTGAAACAATGGGAAATCCATCACAAATCAACTGATGTACCCACGTACCATGATGTTATCGCATTTCTTCGTACTCATCTTACGGTGCTCCAATCGTTGACGCCGTTCAAATCTCGTTCGTTTGATTATGTGAAATCGGAAACGGTCCGGTCGCAGAAGTCTAAAGTAAATACAGTCCATACAGCTACCAACTCATCGCCCGGTACGTGTCCATTTTGCTCAAAATACGCACATTCTCCGTTCAAATGTGACGTGTTCCAAAAACTCTCCGTGGCGCTGCGCTTCGAGCAAGTAAAAAAGCTAAACCTCTGCATCAATTGTTTTTCCTCCTCCCACCTACTAAGGAATTGCTCATCCGGTGCATGCAGAGTATGTAACCAGAAGCACCATACAATGCTACACCAATCACCGACCGATCGCTCGTTCACCCAATCGAAATCACCTATACCTATCACTTCTAGTTCGCAACCACCGAAGTCGTCAAAGGACAATCAACCTAACTCGTTAAACCAACCTTCAACTTCTCGATCCTCGCCACCAGCAGAATCCCAAACGCCAACAGCCACTGCCTCTAGCCTTGTTTCCACCACTCTCGTCGGAAGTTCCTGCAATGTTCCTGCCACTGTACTGCTGCAAACAGCCATTGTAAAGGTCTTCAATTCATATGGGAACGGACAGTGGGCCAGAGCGCTCTTGGATCCTGCTTCTCAGTTGAACTTAATAACGGAAAATCTCGTACAGAAATGCCAGTTGCGTCGCTACTCCAATCGTCAAGAAATTGGTGGTGTAGGCAACTCTATCGTCGTATCGTACCATGCGGTTACCATTCGTATTGGATCTCGGTGTTCGGATTTCCTCGCAGACGCACAGTGTCATATTCTTAAGAAAATCACACGAGAACTTCCAGTTCGGTGTGTCGATACTTCCTCATGGCATATTCCATCTAATATTGTCTTAGCAGACCCGAAATTCCATGAACCTGGACCCATCGATTTACTTATCGGGATGGAGTTGTATTATGACCTGTTGCTCGAAGGTTTTCTGAAACTGGGCCCAGAAAAACCAATTTTGCAAGGAACTGTTTTCGGCTGGGTTGCTTCCGGAAAGGTCGGTTCCAGTCGTCCTGAGTCAACTCTTAAACTGGCACATGTCACCAGCACACAGTCTCTCGATGAACAACTATCTCGCTTTTGGGAAATAGAATCATGTTGGACTACCAGCACCCAATCCTTAGAAGAAACCGCTTGTGAAAACCACTTTGCCGCAAGTGTATTTCGAGATCAGACCGGTCGCTTTGTTGTCACCCTTCCCAAACGAGCTGAAATTCTAAATCAACTGGGAAATTCGAAGGAGATTGCTACTCGCAGATTTCGCGCTCTCGAACGCCGTTTTGATGCTAATCCTCACCTGAAGGAATCTTACACGGTTTTTATTGACGAATACCATCAACTTAACCACATGCGGGAGATCTCAGACAGTGAAGCTTCCGCGCCTATAGCCTATTACCTGCCACACCATGGCGTCGAAAAGGCAGAAAGTACAACAACGAAACTGCGAGTTGTTTTCGACGCCTCATGCCGCACTGATACCGGAATCTCATTGAACCAGGCTCTCATGGTGGGCCCAGTCATCCAAGATGATCTGTTGTCAATTATTTTACGCTTCCGGATGCATCGATATGTCATTATCGCCGATATCGAAAAGATGTTTCGCCAAATACGTGTGCACCCGTCGGATTACCCACTGCAACGTATTCTTTGGCGATGCTCATCGTCTCAGCCCCTTCGTACTTTCGAACTTACGACAGTGACTTATGGCACGGCCTCTGCTCCTTACTTGGCAACCAAGTGCCTTCAACGGCTGTCGGAGGATGGATCGAATGATTTCCCTCTTGCTTCTTTAGTCCTAGGTAAGGACTTTTATATGGACGATATGCTGACCGGGGTTGACAATGAAGCTGAAGGGAGTGAACTGTGTCGACAACTGTTGCAGTTGCTCCAATCTGCCGGTTTATGCCTGCGTAAATGGTCTTCGAATTCCTCGACAATTCTTTCCGAGATCCCACCCGAACTTCGTGACGAACGAAGTACTCTAGCTCTTGACTCGCCCATCACTCAAATCAAAACTTTGGGCTTGCATTGGCAGCCGTCCGACGATGTGTTTCGTTATTCCGTGCCCAAATGGTCTCAGGAGGGACCGATTTCTCGCCGTATTGTACTGTCCGACACAGCTCGGCTCTACGATCCTCTAGGGCTTATTGGTCCAGTTGTAGTGATCGCCAAACTTTTCGTACAAACCCTCTGGCGAACTTCTAAGAACTGGGATGATCCGCTAGACGAGGCCCAGCAGCAGCATTGGTTGGAGTTTCGTAGCAGCTTAGATAAATTAGCCACAATCGTTATTCCGAGATGGGTAGCGTTCGCTTCCGCTCCAGTCTCAATAGAGATGCACGGCCTTTGTGATGCCTCCGAGAAAGCTTACGGGGCCTGCATTTATTTGCGGACAGTTTCCATCGATGGGATGATATCCGTACGCCTATTAGCCGCCAAATCGAGAGTGGCTCCTCTTGGAGACTCGAAGAAACAAAGGCGTATTTGTTTACCCCGGTTGGAACTTTCATCAGCGCTCTTGTTGAGCCACCTCTACCATAAGGTTCACACCAGTGTAGAATTGAAAACCAAATCCATATTCTGGACAGACTCGATGATTACTCTGCATTGGCTTAGTTCGAGTCCATCACGATGGAAGACATTTATTGCTAATCGCGTCTCGGAAGTGCAGCATTTAACAAGTGGAGGTGTATGGGCTCATGTACCTGGCATCGAGAATCCTGCGGATATAATCTCCCGAGGAATGTATCCAGATCAACTGAAGCAAACATCTCCGTGGTGGAGTGGAGCACCATGGCTTAGCCGATCCTCTCGTTTTTGGCCACCGCTAACCTGTCCAATTACCGTCGATTCCCTACCGCCAGAACTGCTGGAGGAAAAGGCTGTCTCAATGCCAATTCAAGTGTACCAgccaaattaa